Proteins from one Listeria weihenstephanensis genomic window:
- the coaA gene encoding type I pantothenate kinase: MNHYSPYFHFPREDWRKLEVSKDQMLTAEELENIRGLNDRISLEDIAEIYLPLVKLLAIHYHEQVFIHGQKMEYLKRHATHTPFVIGIAGSVAVGKSTTARVLKIMLDRWFSKTRKVELITTDGFLYPNAVLEEKGLMERKGFPESYDRTRFVAFLNDLKSNKENVEVPLYSHFTYDVLEETRVISQPDIIIVEGINVLQVDPEQAVFPSDFFDFSIYMDAEETEIKRWYLERFFMLRETAFQDTSSYFHRYTKITEEEARIFALDTWDKINGVNLKENIERTKYRAQLILKKGADHLISDVYLRK; the protein is encoded by the coding sequence ATGAATCATTATTCACCCTACTTTCACTTTCCGCGCGAGGATTGGCGTAAGCTGGAAGTAAGTAAAGACCAAATGTTAACAGCGGAAGAACTCGAGAATATCAGAGGGTTAAATGATCGTATTTCTTTGGAAGATATCGCTGAAATATATTTACCGCTTGTCAAATTGTTAGCGATTCACTACCATGAGCAAGTTTTTATTCATGGTCAGAAAATGGAATACTTGAAACGACATGCGACACACACACCGTTCGTCATTGGTATTGCTGGAAGCGTTGCGGTTGGAAAAAGTACGACGGCTCGCGTACTCAAAATTATGCTGGATCGCTGGTTTTCAAAAACGCGCAAGGTGGAACTGATTACGACGGATGGTTTTTTGTATCCCAATGCAGTGCTTGAAGAAAAAGGCTTGATGGAGCGCAAAGGTTTTCCCGAGAGCTATGATCGCACTCGTTTTGTGGCTTTTTTGAACGATTTGAAAAGCAATAAAGAGAATGTGGAAGTCCCGCTTTATTCTCATTTTACGTATGATGTTTTAGAGGAGACACGCGTGATCAGCCAGCCAGATATTATTATCGTAGAGGGCATTAACGTGTTACAAGTAGATCCGGAACAAGCCGTTTTTCCTAGTGATTTCTTTGATTTCTCGATCTATATGGATGCGGAGGAAACGGAGATTAAGCGTTGGTATTTAGAACGATTCTTTATGTTGCGCGAAACGGCTTTTCAAGATACTAGCTCTTATTTTCACCGTTATACGAAAATCACAGAAGAAGAGGCGCGCATATTTGCTTTGGATACTTGGGATAAGATTAACGGGGTGAACTTAAAGGAGAATATTGAACGGACGAAATATCGAGCCCAGCTGATTTTGAAAAAGGGCGCCGATCATTTAATTTCGGATGTTTATTTGAGAAAATAG
- a CDS encoding ABC transporter ATP-binding protein, with the protein MGEAAIRVTDLNVTLGKKKILTDIELEVPKGEIFGLIGPSGAGKTTLVKVIVGMEKGESGEVTVLDKRMPNLSVIANIGYMAQSDALYVDLTAKENMEFFAALYSLKGAKRKERIAYAAKLVNLEGELNKQVSDFSGGMKRRLSLAISMLQDPDVLILDEPTVGIDPELRKSIWDELDMLKAEGKCILVTTHVMDEAEKCDRLAMVRDGKIIALGTPAELEAQTSTGKLEDAFLQFGGAKS; encoded by the coding sequence ATGGGAGAGGCAGCAATTCGTGTGACGGATTTAAATGTGACATTGGGCAAGAAAAAGATTTTGACGGATATTGAATTAGAAGTACCAAAAGGTGAAATATTTGGCTTAATAGGGCCATCTGGTGCTGGTAAAACGACACTGGTCAAAGTGATTGTCGGAATGGAAAAAGGTGAATCTGGCGAGGTAACAGTTTTAGATAAACGAATGCCAAATCTTAGTGTTATTGCGAATATCGGCTATATGGCCCAATCTGACGCGCTTTATGTTGATTTGACAGCGAAGGAGAATATGGAGTTTTTCGCGGCATTGTATTCTTTAAAGGGAGCAAAGCGCAAAGAACGGATTGCTTATGCGGCGAAATTAGTTAATTTAGAGGGTGAGCTGAACAAACAGGTCAGTGATTTTTCGGGAGGTATGAAACGACGATTGTCACTCGCGATATCGATGTTGCAGGATCCGGATGTACTTATTTTGGATGAGCCGACTGTGGGGATTGATCCGGAGCTTCGGAAGTCGATTTGGGACGAACTTGATATGTTGAAGGCGGAAGGAAAGTGTATTCTAGTAACGACGCACGTGATGGATGAGGCTGAAAAATGTGATCGGTTAGCCATGGTTCGTGATGGGAAAATTATCGCGCTTGGAACGCCCGCTGAACTCGAAGCGCAGACGAGTACTGGAAAATTAGAAGATGCCTTTTTACAATTTGGAGGTGCGAAATCATGA
- a CDS encoding ABC transporter permease produces MRVMAIVKRIANQFRRDKRTLALMFIAPLILITLINYLFDGDAVNPKVGVEGVSTEMVKQLKDTDITVKEYDSVANVKDTITSDKLDGFIVQDGSDVKLTFENSDPGVSKQIQMKLQAALMAEQKDAMKQLGASMQEASVKIQQSLGAFAKQYEAQTGQKLELPSLDLNVPHQQQLSISTAYIYGDADTTFFDTIGPIFIGFFVFFFVFLIAGISFLRERTTGTLERLMATPIKRWELETGYLLGFGIFALAQSVIVALYSIHVLNMVQLGSIWYVLLITLLLAMVALTLGILLSTFANNEFQIVQFIPIVIVPQVLFCGIFPLEGMADWLQWIAHIMPLYYGADALTSIMVKGEGFASFATDFYILVGFALVFMILNIFALKKYRKI; encoded by the coding sequence ATGCGTGTGATGGCGATTGTAAAGCGAATTGCGAATCAATTTAGACGGGATAAAAGGACGCTGGCGTTGATGTTTATTGCGCCACTCATTTTGATAACGCTCATTAATTATTTATTTGATGGGGACGCGGTGAATCCGAAAGTTGGTGTCGAGGGTGTTTCGACAGAGATGGTGAAGCAACTGAAGGACACGGATATCACGGTGAAAGAGTACGATTCGGTTGCTAATGTCAAGGATACGATTACTTCAGATAAATTAGACGGTTTTATTGTACAGGATGGTTCGGATGTAAAACTTACTTTTGAAAACAGTGATCCTGGTGTTAGTAAGCAAATTCAGATGAAATTGCAGGCGGCTTTGATGGCGGAACAAAAAGACGCGATGAAACAATTAGGTGCTTCGATGCAAGAGGCGAGCGTGAAAATACAGCAATCGCTAGGAGCCTTTGCGAAACAATATGAAGCCCAAACAGGACAGAAGTTAGAGTTGCCATCATTGGATTTGAACGTTCCGCATCAGCAGCAATTATCGATTTCTACGGCCTACATTTACGGAGATGCGGATACGACATTTTTTGATACGATTGGGCCGATTTTTATAGGATTCTTTGTTTTCTTCTTTGTCTTTTTAATTGCGGGTATTTCGTTTTTACGAGAACGGACGACGGGGACTTTAGAGCGATTAATGGCGACGCCGATCAAACGCTGGGAGCTCGAAACAGGGTACTTATTGGGATTTGGTATTTTTGCCTTGGCACAATCGGTTATCGTTGCGTTGTACTCGATTCATGTGCTAAATATGGTGCAACTAGGCTCGATTTGGTACGTCTTATTGATCACTTTATTGCTCGCTATGGTGGCATTGACGCTTGGAATATTGCTATCGACATTTGCGAATAATGAGTTCCAAATTGTGCAGTTTATCCCGATTGTCATTGTTCCGCAAGTCCTATTCTGCGGTATTTTCCCGTTAGAAGGAATGGCGGATTGGTTGCAGTGGATCGCGCATATCATGCCACTTTATTACGGAGCAGACGCGCTTACATCGATTATGGTAAAAGGAGAGGGCTTTGCGTCTTTTGCAACAGATTTCTACATTTTAGTAGGATTTGCGCTCGTATTTATGATTCTAAACATTTTTGCATTGAAAAAATATCGTAAAATATAG